One region of Anthonomus grandis grandis chromosome 22, icAntGran1.3, whole genome shotgun sequence genomic DNA includes:
- the LOC126749121 gene encoding latrophilin Cirl-like isoform X3, giving the protein MAWHGKLRPGLLLLLFSFVVISEATAKALEQYKYETAYACEGKTLKIECKDGEAIKLIRANYGRFSITICNDHGNTDWSVNCMSQKSLRVLHARCTHYQNCSIPAITSMFGDPCPGTHKYLEAHYQCLPATTTTTTSRPSPPWLITSQPPMWSTIKTPSARPPTTRGTITLPAPIPGPMPSSTSVNIPTSTSGGHPEIGPPIETVSKKNSDVWSWAPNNNNNNYDITTLPLTTIMPIGGVNKKTLAADSSTSSYSSSIPSIYTWDKDLDYLPYHCNSTTVRNIFWKSTRVNETAIQPCPPGTTGFAKWHCADVQFSTNPEWIPLNPDLSECRSVWLTSLEQRLLIGKDLLMSIIRDLSTVTGSKTLYGGDMAITTKIIQKMTEKMSQDILTFPDTRQREAIVTEMLGYVTKTSSNLLDAAQYSSWKDLSHKEQMSVATSLLIGLEENAFLLADTVTSQKTVNRREKNILLSVRVLDTKYLTNELFPSDDSNNDWKASNDSIELPKEALLENTDSNLVKLVFVAFDRLEEILQWHPDNTDAANNITRILNSKVISASLGKGRHIQLKEPVRLTLKHIRTENVSNPRCVFWDYTTNAWSEEGCHVDVSESNYTHTVCSCDHLTNFAILMDVHDIYLPIPHEIALQVITYVGCVISIICLILAIVTFQLFRGLKSDRTTIHCNLCTCLLIAEFIFLVGINRTENRIFCGVIAGVLQYFFLCSFVWMFFEGFQLYVMLIEVFEVEKSRIRWYYIFAYGLPFLIVVASATVYHQGYGTVRHCWLKTDNYFIYTFVGPVLIVMLLNVIFLTMAIVMMCRHASASVSMKNKEHSRLASTRAWLKGAFVLVFLLGLTWIFGFLYINQESVAMAYLFATFNSFQGFFIFLFHCVQNEKVRKEYRKFIRRHSWLPKCLRCSKSGSGAGSSSTGNTGSCTTSGGVGGKERRPSLYGSNGNPSAGTNSHSTDNSVLTPHGTSLQRGWNSQSCTNVNRACRTPVPTSTSANTAATLSRPPRPTDSVPSPDLEAPNTSTLPYIRNVYKTSSVNPNIPKSVSTWGPLHKPLHWKNISFKSYSRDSGHGGSEQEESPRSHMIITEAHRHSATLAKELQRQAQANQQAAYGDYGMRQVAQQAHCVATGRKKGHPSKPYPWGHHTYTEIYDGQTPRGFVEDDPVYEEIDRNEIQVSDMSDEDAKRQSDMSRQSSRSYGDHRPLIPYSSGAERNFLDVLNNKELENTYRLRCNNVGLPYRAPQSDVRSLAAVLDGETVVCHLEPPEMYPHQHLDVAYVSRTLSHLPSYSES; this is encoded by the exons GTGTACGCATTATCAAAACTGCAGTATACCGGCGATTACAAGCATGTTCGGAGACCCTTGCCCTGGGACGCATAAATATTTAGAAGCTCATTATCAGTGTCTGCCCG cAACGACTACCACGACAACAAGCCGTCCAAGTCCGCCATGGCTGATAACGTCCCAACCGCCAATGTGGAGTACCATTAAAACTCCATCCGCTCGTCCTCCTACCACCAGGGGTACCATAACCCTTCCTGCTCCCATACCTGGTCCAATGCCTTCCTCCACTTCTGTAAACATTCCTACTTCTACCTCTGGAGGGCATCCAGAAATTGGTCCACCAATTGAGACTGTATCCAAAAAGAACTCGGACGTTTGGAGTTGGGCtccaaataataacaataataattatgacATTACTACATTACCGCTCACTACCATTATGCCAATTGGCGGAGTGAATAAGAAGACGCTGGCAG CTGACTCATCAACATCTTCCTATTCTTCATCAATTCCAAGTATCTATACTTGGGATAAAGACTTGGATTATCTTCCATATCATTGTAACTCCACCACAGTacgaaatattttttggaaaagcaCTCGCGTTAATGAGACTGCAATCCAACCATGTCCCCCTGGCACAACTGGTTTTGCCAAGTGGCATTGTGCAGATGTACAATTTTCAACGAATCCCGAATGGATACCACTTAATccagatttaagtgaatgtcgTTCTGTTTGGTTGACTAGTTTGGAACAAAGATTGTTAATTGGAAAGGACTTGCTGATGTCCATAATTAGGGATTTATCGACAGTAACTGGTAGTAAAACGCTTTATGGGGGAGATATGGCtataacaacaaaaattatacaaaaaatgactgaaaaaaTGTCTCAGGATATTCTTACATTCCCAGATACGAGGCAAAGGGAAGCTATAGTCACAGAAATGTTAGGTTACGTAACTAAGACGAGCAGCAACTTATTGGATGCTGCTCAGTATAGTTCCTGGAAAGATTTGAGTCACAAGGAACAAATGAGTGTAGCAACATCTCTTCTAATTGGGTTAGAAGAAAATGCGTTTTTATTAGCCGATACTGTTACTAGTCAGAAAACCGTTAATaggagagaaaaaaatattt TGCTTTCCGTACGGGTATTGGATACGAAATACCTAACTAATGAATTGTTCCCCTCCGATGACAGTAATAATGACTGGAAAGCTAGCAACGACTCGATAGAATTACCCAAAGAAGCTTTATTGGAAAATACCGATAGCAACCTTGTTAAACTTGTTTTTGTGGCATTCGACAGACTGGAAGAAATCCTACAATGGCATCCTGATAATACTGACGCTGCCAATAATATAACAAGGATTCTTAATAGCAAAGTTATATCAGCAAGTCTTGGCAAAGGGCGCCATATTCAATTAAAAGAACCTGTAAGACTGACATTAAAACATATTAGGACAGAAAACGTTAGCAATCCAAGATGTGTTTTTTGGGATTATACTACTAATGCTTGGTCTGAAGAAGGATGCCACGTGGATGTCTCTGAATCGAATTATACACACACAGTTTGTTCCTGTGATCACTTAACTAACTTTGCAATTTTAATGGATGTGCATGATATTTATCTACCAATACCACATGAAATTGCTTTGCAAGTGATCACCTATGTTGGCTGTGTCATATCCATTATTTGTCTCATACTTGCTATTGTGACATTTCAGTTATTTCGTGGACTCAAG AGCGACAGAACAACGATACACTGTAACTTATGTACATGCCTCCTCATAGCTGAATTTATATTCCTTGTCGGAATAAACAGAACGGAAAATAGGATATTTTGCGGAGTGATTGCTGGAGTATTACAGTATTTCTTTTTGTGTTCATTTGTGTGGATGTTTTTCGAAG GTTTTCAACTCTACGTGATGTTAATCGAAGTATTTGAAGTAGAGAAGTCCAGGATACGATGGTACTACATCTTCGCCTATGGTCTTCCATTTCTAATAGTGGTGGCCTCTGCAACAGTGTACCATCAAGGCTACGGTACTGTTAGGCATTGTTGGTTAAAAActgacaattattttatttataccttTGTCGGTCCCGTACTTATCGTGATGCTG cTGAATGTCATATTTTTGACAATGGCAATAGTAATGATGTGCAGGCATGCAAGCGCTTCTGTgtcaatgaaaaataaagaacattccAGGCTTGCTAGCACGAG ggCATGGTTGAAAGGAGCGTTCGTTCTAGTTTTCCTGCTAGGACTCACTTGGATCTTCGGATTTTTATACATTAACCAGGAATCGGTTGCCATGGCTTATTTGTTTGCCACTTTCAATTCCTTCCAAGGTTTCTTTATATTCCTTTTTCACTGCGTTCAAAATGAAAAG gtccGAAAAGAATATCGCAAATTCATCCGTCGTCATTCCTGGTTACCAAAATGTCTACGTTGCTCAAAATCCGGTTCTGGCGCAGGTAGTAGCAGCACTGGCAACACCGGAAGCTGTACTACTAGTGGCGGGGTTGGAGGCAAGGAAAGACGACCAAGTCTTTACGGATCAAACGGGAACCCATCTGCTGGCACCAATTCCCATTCGACGGATAATTCCGTTCTAACACCTCACGGAACTAGT ttgCAACGAGGTTGGAACTCCCAGAGCTGTACAAACGTCAATCGAGCATGTCGCACACCTGTACCCACATCTACGTCGGCCAACACGGCTGCTACTCTGTCTCGCCCCCCACGTCCCACAGATTCCGTTCCTTCTCCCGACCTCGAAGCCCCTAACACTTCCACCCTTCCATACATTCGCAATGTCTATAAAACCTCCTCCGTCAATCCTAACATCCCTAAATCTGTTTCTACTTGGGGTCCTCTGCACAAACCCTTACACTGGAAG AACATTTCTTTTAAGTCGTATAGTCGAGATTCCGGACATGGAGGGTCGGAGCAAGAAGAATCTCCCAGATCGCACATGATAATAACCGAAGCCCATCGTCATTCTGCCACGTTAGCCAAAGAGCTCCAACGTCAAGCTCAGGCTAATCAACAAGCCGCATATGGAGACTACGGCATGCGACAAGTTGCGCAACAGGCTCACTGCGTTGCTACCGGAAGAAAAAAAGGCCACCCGTCCAAGCCTTATCCTTGGGGTCATCACACTTATACTGAAATCTATGATGGACAAACTCCCAGGGGATTTGTTGAAGATGATCCTGTTTATGAAGAAATAGACCGGAATGAGATCCAAGTCAGTGATATGAGCGATGAAGATGCAAAACGGCAAAGCGATATGAGTAGACAGAGCTCTAGATCCTATGGAGATCATAGACCCTTGATTCCATACAGTTCAGGCGCAGAAAGGAATTTTTTGGATGTACTAAACAACAAGGAACTGGAAAATACCTACAGGCTAAGATGCAATAACGTTGGGCTCCCCTATCGTGCTCCCCAGAGTGATGTAAGATCATTAGCGGCTGTCTTAGATGGTGAAACTGTAGTGTGCCATTTGGAACCTCCTGAGATGTACCCCCATCAGCACTTAGATGTGGCTTATGTGTCTCGAACTTTATCCCACCTTCCTTCATATAGTGAAAGTTAG
- the LOC126749121 gene encoding latrophilin Cirl-like isoform X4: MAWHGKLRPGLLLLLFSFVVISEATAKALEQYKYETAYACEGKTLKIECKDGEAIKLIRANYGRFSITICNDHGNTDWSVNCMSQKSLRVLHARCTHYQNCSIPAITSMFGDPCPGTHKYLEAHYQCLPATTTTTTSRPSPPWLITSQPPMWSTIKTPSARPPTTRGTITLPAPIPGPMPSSTSVNIPTSTSGGHPEIGPPIETVSKKNSDVWSWAPNNNNNNYDITTLPLTTIMPIGGVNKKTLAADSSTSSYSSSIPSIYTWDKDLDYLPYHCNSTTVRNIFWKSTRVNETAIQPCPPGTTGFAKWHCADVQFSTNPEWIPLNPDLSECRSVWLTSLEQRLLIGKDLLMSIIRDLSTVTGSKTLYGGDMAITTKIIQKMTEKMSQDILTFPDTRQREAIVTEMLGYVTKTSSNLLDAAQYSSWKDLSHKEQMSVATSLLIGLEENAFLLADTVTSQKTVNRREKNILLSVRVLDTKYLTNELFPSDDSNNDWKASNDSIELPKEALLENTDSNLVKLVFVAFDRLEEILQWHPDNTDAANNITRILNSKVISASLGKGRHIQLKEPVRLTLKHIRTENVSNPRCVFWDYTTNAWSEEGCHVDVSESNYTHTVCSCDHLTNFAILMDVHDIYLPIPHEIALQVITYVGCVISIICLILAIVTFQLFRGLKSDRTTIHCNLCTCLLIAEFIFLVGINRTENRIFCGVIAGVLQYFFLCSFVWMFFEGFQLYVMLIEVFEVEKSRIRWYYIFAYGLPFLIVVASATVYHQGYGTVRHCWLKTDNYFIYTFVGPVLIVMLLNVIFLTMAIVMMCRHASASVSMKNKEHSRLASTSGKEENALRMKFDLAWLKGAFVLVFLLGLTWIFGFLYINQESVAMAYLFATFNSFQGFFIFLFHCVQNEKVRKEYRKFIRRHSWLPKCLRCSKSGSGAGSSSTGNTGSCTTSGGVGGKERRPSLYGSNGNPSAGTNSHSTDNSVLTPHGTSNISFKSYSRDSGHGGSEQEESPRSHMIITEAHRHSATLAKELQRQAQANQQAAYGDYGMRQVAQQAHCVATGRKKGHPSKPYPWGHHTYTEIYDGQTPRGFVEDDPVYEEIDRNEIQVSDMSDEDAKRQSDMSRQSSRSYGDHRPLIPYSSGAERNFLDVLNNKELENTYRLRCNNVGLPYRAPQSDVRSLAAVLDGETVVCHLEPPEMYPHQHLDVAYVSRTLSHLPSYSES; encoded by the exons GTGTACGCATTATCAAAACTGCAGTATACCGGCGATTACAAGCATGTTCGGAGACCCTTGCCCTGGGACGCATAAATATTTAGAAGCTCATTATCAGTGTCTGCCCG cAACGACTACCACGACAACAAGCCGTCCAAGTCCGCCATGGCTGATAACGTCCCAACCGCCAATGTGGAGTACCATTAAAACTCCATCCGCTCGTCCTCCTACCACCAGGGGTACCATAACCCTTCCTGCTCCCATACCTGGTCCAATGCCTTCCTCCACTTCTGTAAACATTCCTACTTCTACCTCTGGAGGGCATCCAGAAATTGGTCCACCAATTGAGACTGTATCCAAAAAGAACTCGGACGTTTGGAGTTGGGCtccaaataataacaataataattatgacATTACTACATTACCGCTCACTACCATTATGCCAATTGGCGGAGTGAATAAGAAGACGCTGGCAG CTGACTCATCAACATCTTCCTATTCTTCATCAATTCCAAGTATCTATACTTGGGATAAAGACTTGGATTATCTTCCATATCATTGTAACTCCACCACAGTacgaaatattttttggaaaagcaCTCGCGTTAATGAGACTGCAATCCAACCATGTCCCCCTGGCACAACTGGTTTTGCCAAGTGGCATTGTGCAGATGTACAATTTTCAACGAATCCCGAATGGATACCACTTAATccagatttaagtgaatgtcgTTCTGTTTGGTTGACTAGTTTGGAACAAAGATTGTTAATTGGAAAGGACTTGCTGATGTCCATAATTAGGGATTTATCGACAGTAACTGGTAGTAAAACGCTTTATGGGGGAGATATGGCtataacaacaaaaattatacaaaaaatgactgaaaaaaTGTCTCAGGATATTCTTACATTCCCAGATACGAGGCAAAGGGAAGCTATAGTCACAGAAATGTTAGGTTACGTAACTAAGACGAGCAGCAACTTATTGGATGCTGCTCAGTATAGTTCCTGGAAAGATTTGAGTCACAAGGAACAAATGAGTGTAGCAACATCTCTTCTAATTGGGTTAGAAGAAAATGCGTTTTTATTAGCCGATACTGTTACTAGTCAGAAAACCGTTAATaggagagaaaaaaatattt TGCTTTCCGTACGGGTATTGGATACGAAATACCTAACTAATGAATTGTTCCCCTCCGATGACAGTAATAATGACTGGAAAGCTAGCAACGACTCGATAGAATTACCCAAAGAAGCTTTATTGGAAAATACCGATAGCAACCTTGTTAAACTTGTTTTTGTGGCATTCGACAGACTGGAAGAAATCCTACAATGGCATCCTGATAATACTGACGCTGCCAATAATATAACAAGGATTCTTAATAGCAAAGTTATATCAGCAAGTCTTGGCAAAGGGCGCCATATTCAATTAAAAGAACCTGTAAGACTGACATTAAAACATATTAGGACAGAAAACGTTAGCAATCCAAGATGTGTTTTTTGGGATTATACTACTAATGCTTGGTCTGAAGAAGGATGCCACGTGGATGTCTCTGAATCGAATTATACACACACAGTTTGTTCCTGTGATCACTTAACTAACTTTGCAATTTTAATGGATGTGCATGATATTTATCTACCAATACCACATGAAATTGCTTTGCAAGTGATCACCTATGTTGGCTGTGTCATATCCATTATTTGTCTCATACTTGCTATTGTGACATTTCAGTTATTTCGTGGACTCAAG AGCGACAGAACAACGATACACTGTAACTTATGTACATGCCTCCTCATAGCTGAATTTATATTCCTTGTCGGAATAAACAGAACGGAAAATAGGATATTTTGCGGAGTGATTGCTGGAGTATTACAGTATTTCTTTTTGTGTTCATTTGTGTGGATGTTTTTCGAAG GTTTTCAACTCTACGTGATGTTAATCGAAGTATTTGAAGTAGAGAAGTCCAGGATACGATGGTACTACATCTTCGCCTATGGTCTTCCATTTCTAATAGTGGTGGCCTCTGCAACAGTGTACCATCAAGGCTACGGTACTGTTAGGCATTGTTGGTTAAAAActgacaattattttatttataccttTGTCGGTCCCGTACTTATCGTGATGCTG cTGAATGTCATATTTTTGACAATGGCAATAGTAATGATGTGCAGGCATGCAAGCGCTTCTGTgtcaatgaaaaataaagaacattccAGGCTTGCTAGCACGAG TGGAAAGGAGGAAAATGCACTTCGTATGAAATTTGACTT ggCATGGTTGAAAGGAGCGTTCGTTCTAGTTTTCCTGCTAGGACTCACTTGGATCTTCGGATTTTTATACATTAACCAGGAATCGGTTGCCATGGCTTATTTGTTTGCCACTTTCAATTCCTTCCAAGGTTTCTTTATATTCCTTTTTCACTGCGTTCAAAATGAAAAG gtccGAAAAGAATATCGCAAATTCATCCGTCGTCATTCCTGGTTACCAAAATGTCTACGTTGCTCAAAATCCGGTTCTGGCGCAGGTAGTAGCAGCACTGGCAACACCGGAAGCTGTACTACTAGTGGCGGGGTTGGAGGCAAGGAAAGACGACCAAGTCTTTACGGATCAAACGGGAACCCATCTGCTGGCACCAATTCCCATTCGACGGATAATTCCGTTCTAACACCTCACGGAACTAGT AACATTTCTTTTAAGTCGTATAGTCGAGATTCCGGACATGGAGGGTCGGAGCAAGAAGAATCTCCCAGATCGCACATGATAATAACCGAAGCCCATCGTCATTCTGCCACGTTAGCCAAAGAGCTCCAACGTCAAGCTCAGGCTAATCAACAAGCCGCATATGGAGACTACGGCATGCGACAAGTTGCGCAACAGGCTCACTGCGTTGCTACCGGAAGAAAAAAAGGCCACCCGTCCAAGCCTTATCCTTGGGGTCATCACACTTATACTGAAATCTATGATGGACAAACTCCCAGGGGATTTGTTGAAGATGATCCTGTTTATGAAGAAATAGACCGGAATGAGATCCAAGTCAGTGATATGAGCGATGAAGATGCAAAACGGCAAAGCGATATGAGTAGACAGAGCTCTAGATCCTATGGAGATCATAGACCCTTGATTCCATACAGTTCAGGCGCAGAAAGGAATTTTTTGGATGTACTAAACAACAAGGAACTGGAAAATACCTACAGGCTAAGATGCAATAACGTTGGGCTCCCCTATCGTGCTCCCCAGAGTGATGTAAGATCATTAGCGGCTGTCTTAGATGGTGAAACTGTAGTGTGCCATTTGGAACCTCCTGAGATGTACCCCCATCAGCACTTAGATGTGGCTTATGTGTCTCGAACTTTATCCCACCTTCCTTCATATAGTGAAAGTTAG
- the LOC126749121 gene encoding latrophilin Cirl-like isoform X1 yields the protein MAWHGKLRPGLLLLLFSFVVISEATAKALEQYKYETAYACEGKTLKIECKDGEAIKLIRANYGRFSITICNDHGNTDWSVNCMSQKSLRVLHARCTHYQNCSIPAITSMFGDPCPGTHKYLEAHYQCLPATTTTTTSRPSPPWLITSQPPMWSTIKTPSARPPTTRGTITLPAPIPGPMPSSTSVNIPTSTSGGHPEIGPPIETVSKKNSDVWSWAPNNNNNNYDITTLPLTTIMPIGGVNKKTLAADSSTSSYSSSIPSIYTWDKDLDYLPYHCNSTTVRNIFWKSTRVNETAIQPCPPGTTGFAKWHCADVQFSTNPEWIPLNPDLSECRSVWLTSLEQRLLIGKDLLMSIIRDLSTVTGSKTLYGGDMAITTKIIQKMTEKMSQDILTFPDTRQREAIVTEMLGYVTKTSSNLLDAAQYSSWKDLSHKEQMSVATSLLIGLEENAFLLADTVTSQKTVNRREKNILLSVRVLDTKYLTNELFPSDDSNNDWKASNDSIELPKEALLENTDSNLVKLVFVAFDRLEEILQWHPDNTDAANNITRILNSKVISASLGKGRHIQLKEPVRLTLKHIRTENVSNPRCVFWDYTTNAWSEEGCHVDVSESNYTHTVCSCDHLTNFAILMDVHDIYLPIPHEIALQVITYVGCVISIICLILAIVTFQLFRGLKSDRTTIHCNLCTCLLIAEFIFLVGINRTENRIFCGVIAGVLQYFFLCSFVWMFFEGFQLYVMLIEVFEVEKSRIRWYYIFAYGLPFLIVVASATVYHQGYGTVRHCWLKTDNYFIYTFVGPVLIVMLLNVIFLTMAIVMMCRHASASVSMKNKEHSRLASTSGKEENALRMKFDLAWLKGAFVLVFLLGLTWIFGFLYINQESVAMAYLFATFNSFQGFFIFLFHCVQNEKVRKEYRKFIRRHSWLPKCLRCSKSGSGAGSSSTGNTGSCTTSGGVGGKERRPSLYGSNGNPSAGTNSHSTDNSVLTPHGTSLQRGWNSQSCTNVNRACRTPVPTSTSANTAATLSRPPRPTDSVPSPDLEAPNTSTLPYIRNVYKTSSVNPNIPKSVSTWGPLHKPLHWKNISFKSYSRDSGHGGSEQEESPRSHMIITEAHRHSATLAKELQRQAQANQQAAYGDYGMRQVAQQAHCVATGRKKGHPSKPYPWGHHTYTEIYDGQTPRGFVEDDPVYEEIDRNEIQVSDMSDEDAKRQSDMSRQSSRSYGDHRPLIPYSSGAERNFLDVLNNKELENTYRLRCNNVGLPYRAPQSDVRSLAAVLDGETVVCHLEPPEMYPHQHLDVAYVSRTLSHLPSYSES from the exons GTGTACGCATTATCAAAACTGCAGTATACCGGCGATTACAAGCATGTTCGGAGACCCTTGCCCTGGGACGCATAAATATTTAGAAGCTCATTATCAGTGTCTGCCCG cAACGACTACCACGACAACAAGCCGTCCAAGTCCGCCATGGCTGATAACGTCCCAACCGCCAATGTGGAGTACCATTAAAACTCCATCCGCTCGTCCTCCTACCACCAGGGGTACCATAACCCTTCCTGCTCCCATACCTGGTCCAATGCCTTCCTCCACTTCTGTAAACATTCCTACTTCTACCTCTGGAGGGCATCCAGAAATTGGTCCACCAATTGAGACTGTATCCAAAAAGAACTCGGACGTTTGGAGTTGGGCtccaaataataacaataataattatgacATTACTACATTACCGCTCACTACCATTATGCCAATTGGCGGAGTGAATAAGAAGACGCTGGCAG CTGACTCATCAACATCTTCCTATTCTTCATCAATTCCAAGTATCTATACTTGGGATAAAGACTTGGATTATCTTCCATATCATTGTAACTCCACCACAGTacgaaatattttttggaaaagcaCTCGCGTTAATGAGACTGCAATCCAACCATGTCCCCCTGGCACAACTGGTTTTGCCAAGTGGCATTGTGCAGATGTACAATTTTCAACGAATCCCGAATGGATACCACTTAATccagatttaagtgaatgtcgTTCTGTTTGGTTGACTAGTTTGGAACAAAGATTGTTAATTGGAAAGGACTTGCTGATGTCCATAATTAGGGATTTATCGACAGTAACTGGTAGTAAAACGCTTTATGGGGGAGATATGGCtataacaacaaaaattatacaaaaaatgactgaaaaaaTGTCTCAGGATATTCTTACATTCCCAGATACGAGGCAAAGGGAAGCTATAGTCACAGAAATGTTAGGTTACGTAACTAAGACGAGCAGCAACTTATTGGATGCTGCTCAGTATAGTTCCTGGAAAGATTTGAGTCACAAGGAACAAATGAGTGTAGCAACATCTCTTCTAATTGGGTTAGAAGAAAATGCGTTTTTATTAGCCGATACTGTTACTAGTCAGAAAACCGTTAATaggagagaaaaaaatattt TGCTTTCCGTACGGGTATTGGATACGAAATACCTAACTAATGAATTGTTCCCCTCCGATGACAGTAATAATGACTGGAAAGCTAGCAACGACTCGATAGAATTACCCAAAGAAGCTTTATTGGAAAATACCGATAGCAACCTTGTTAAACTTGTTTTTGTGGCATTCGACAGACTGGAAGAAATCCTACAATGGCATCCTGATAATACTGACGCTGCCAATAATATAACAAGGATTCTTAATAGCAAAGTTATATCAGCAAGTCTTGGCAAAGGGCGCCATATTCAATTAAAAGAACCTGTAAGACTGACATTAAAACATATTAGGACAGAAAACGTTAGCAATCCAAGATGTGTTTTTTGGGATTATACTACTAATGCTTGGTCTGAAGAAGGATGCCACGTGGATGTCTCTGAATCGAATTATACACACACAGTTTGTTCCTGTGATCACTTAACTAACTTTGCAATTTTAATGGATGTGCATGATATTTATCTACCAATACCACATGAAATTGCTTTGCAAGTGATCACCTATGTTGGCTGTGTCATATCCATTATTTGTCTCATACTTGCTATTGTGACATTTCAGTTATTTCGTGGACTCAAG AGCGACAGAACAACGATACACTGTAACTTATGTACATGCCTCCTCATAGCTGAATTTATATTCCTTGTCGGAATAAACAGAACGGAAAATAGGATATTTTGCGGAGTGATTGCTGGAGTATTACAGTATTTCTTTTTGTGTTCATTTGTGTGGATGTTTTTCGAAG GTTTTCAACTCTACGTGATGTTAATCGAAGTATTTGAAGTAGAGAAGTCCAGGATACGATGGTACTACATCTTCGCCTATGGTCTTCCATTTCTAATAGTGGTGGCCTCTGCAACAGTGTACCATCAAGGCTACGGTACTGTTAGGCATTGTTGGTTAAAAActgacaattattttatttataccttTGTCGGTCCCGTACTTATCGTGATGCTG cTGAATGTCATATTTTTGACAATGGCAATAGTAATGATGTGCAGGCATGCAAGCGCTTCTGTgtcaatgaaaaataaagaacattccAGGCTTGCTAGCACGAG TGGAAAGGAGGAAAATGCACTTCGTATGAAATTTGACTT ggCATGGTTGAAAGGAGCGTTCGTTCTAGTTTTCCTGCTAGGACTCACTTGGATCTTCGGATTTTTATACATTAACCAGGAATCGGTTGCCATGGCTTATTTGTTTGCCACTTTCAATTCCTTCCAAGGTTTCTTTATATTCCTTTTTCACTGCGTTCAAAATGAAAAG gtccGAAAAGAATATCGCAAATTCATCCGTCGTCATTCCTGGTTACCAAAATGTCTACGTTGCTCAAAATCCGGTTCTGGCGCAGGTAGTAGCAGCACTGGCAACACCGGAAGCTGTACTACTAGTGGCGGGGTTGGAGGCAAGGAAAGACGACCAAGTCTTTACGGATCAAACGGGAACCCATCTGCTGGCACCAATTCCCATTCGACGGATAATTCCGTTCTAACACCTCACGGAACTAGT ttgCAACGAGGTTGGAACTCCCAGAGCTGTACAAACGTCAATCGAGCATGTCGCACACCTGTACCCACATCTACGTCGGCCAACACGGCTGCTACTCTGTCTCGCCCCCCACGTCCCACAGATTCCGTTCCTTCTCCCGACCTCGAAGCCCCTAACACTTCCACCCTTCCATACATTCGCAATGTCTATAAAACCTCCTCCGTCAATCCTAACATCCCTAAATCTGTTTCTACTTGGGGTCCTCTGCACAAACCCTTACACTGGAAG AACATTTCTTTTAAGTCGTATAGTCGAGATTCCGGACATGGAGGGTCGGAGCAAGAAGAATCTCCCAGATCGCACATGATAATAACCGAAGCCCATCGTCATTCTGCCACGTTAGCCAAAGAGCTCCAACGTCAAGCTCAGGCTAATCAACAAGCCGCATATGGAGACTACGGCATGCGACAAGTTGCGCAACAGGCTCACTGCGTTGCTACCGGAAGAAAAAAAGGCCACCCGTCCAAGCCTTATCCTTGGGGTCATCACACTTATACTGAAATCTATGATGGACAAACTCCCAGGGGATTTGTTGAAGATGATCCTGTTTATGAAGAAATAGACCGGAATGAGATCCAAGTCAGTGATATGAGCGATGAAGATGCAAAACGGCAAAGCGATATGAGTAGACAGAGCTCTAGATCCTATGGAGATCATAGACCCTTGATTCCATACAGTTCAGGCGCAGAAAGGAATTTTTTGGATGTACTAAACAACAAGGAACTGGAAAATACCTACAGGCTAAGATGCAATAACGTTGGGCTCCCCTATCGTGCTCCCCAGAGTGATGTAAGATCATTAGCGGCTGTCTTAGATGGTGAAACTGTAGTGTGCCATTTGGAACCTCCTGAGATGTACCCCCATCAGCACTTAGATGTGGCTTATGTGTCTCGAACTTTATCCCACCTTCCTTCATATAGTGAAAGTTAG